One Lucilia cuprina isolate Lc7/37 chromosome 4, ASM2204524v1, whole genome shotgun sequence DNA segment encodes these proteins:
- the LOC111675029 gene encoding peroxiredoxin-2, protein MSFLARNFFRALPQVGKHILKQNNNNTYKRLLHQTAPLLAVKVQQPAPDFQGIAVVGNDFQEMKLSDFAGKYLVLFFYPLDFTFVCPTEIIAFSDRIQEFKDIDAEVVGVSVDSHFSHLVWSNVERKNGGLGGLKYPLLSDITKKISSDYGVLLENEGISLRGTFIIDPNGVLRQYSINDLPVGRSVDEVLRLIKAFQFVEKHGEVCPANWNPESNPDTIKPDVQESKEYFNKHG, encoded by the exons atgtCGTTCTTGGCCAGAAATTTCTTTAGAGCT CTTCCTCAAGTGGGCAAACATATTTTGAAacagaataacaacaacacataCAAACGTCTTTTGCACCAAA ctGCCCCTTTGTTGGCTGTTAAAGTACAACAACCTGCCCCTGATTTTCAAGGTATTGCTGTAGTAGGCAATGATTTCCAAGAGATGAAATTGTCTGATTTTGCTGGTAAATATTTGGTATTGTTCTTCTATCCCTTGGATTT cACTTTTGTGTGTCCCACAGAAATCATTGCATTTAGCGATCGCATCCAAGAGTTTAAAGATATTGATGCTGAGGTCGTCGGTGTCTCGGTTGATTCACATTTCTCCCATTTGGTGTGGTCAAATGTTGAACGCAAGAATGGCGGTTTGGGTGGCTTAAAATACCCACTACTCTCCGATATTACCAAAAAAATCAGTTCTGATTACGGTGTTCTTTTGGAAAACGAAGGTATTTCTTTACGTGGCACCTTCATTATTGATCCCAATGGTGTTTTGCGTCAATATTCTATTAACGATTTGCCTGTTGGCCGTTCCGTCGATGAAGTTTTACGTTTAATTAAGGCATTCCAATTTGTCGAGAAACACGGTGAAGTATGCCCTGCTAATTGGAATCCTGAATCAAATCCCGATACTATTAAACCCGATGTTCAAGAATCCAAAgaatatttcaacaaacatgGTTAA
- the LOC111675031 gene encoding splicing factor 1, whose product MSDMEISSMGIAQNLPPDSYDTGANMGAPSTNAEDGIYQEKSEDKKTKSSKDERSPSKTKDYGKDRERSERERDREDRDKSRKKRDRSRDRDREKDKDRERTRDRDRDRDRDRERDRKRESRERNERSSRDRDVDRDRRRRDRDRERESRSHRSRSRTYDDYDSRRGSRRRSRSRDRDRDRRRDYRDRDRERERSRSRSHERSRRHTSRDRTRSRERERLRRSPSRDRFPNIHLEPIKEEVPQTRFDLTQTIQELMSSTSNNKHFAALFNCNNSNDSTSNGPTEMSQEEAAERRRRRKSRWGGTENDKTFIPGMPTILPSTLDPTQQEAYLVQLQIEEISRKLRTGELGIPQNPEERSPSPEPIYSSDGKRLNTREFRYRKKLEEQRHQLIQKMQAVNPDFKPPADYKPPVTRVIDKVLIPQEQHPDINFVGLLIGPRGNTLKAMEKETGAKIIIRGKGSVKEGKVGRKDGQPLAGEDEPLHAFITAPNPEAVKKAVDKIKDVIRQGIEVPEGHNDLRRMQLRELAQLNGTLRETDCPRCTNCGSAEHKSWLCPDKPNVTNSIVCTSCGGAGHISKDCRSKRPGAGVVGAEAATENSQAKIDEEYLSLMAELGEGPPPSAAQKPTPDPLAQAHINRGYSIFDKKPSTMQAIQAPPPGPPSGMPPSGMNVIAPPPPIPPAWGPSSNAPPMGMPPLIPPPPSSQPPPPSGPPVMPWMSAAQPPPPGGDPPPPPGTGPLQPPGTGAMPPLLPPPPGTALPGGLPPWPGAPGLMPPGFPAWGAVPGAYAPPPPPPPCAPPPPGLSGLAQPPPPPPPS is encoded by the exons ATGAGTGATATGGAAATATCCTCAATGGGTATTGCCCAAAATTTGCCACCGGACTCTTACGACACTGGGGCAAATATGGGTGCTCCGTCTACAAACGCAGAAGATGGAATTTATCAGGAAAAAAGTGAAGATAAGAAGACAAAAAGTTCAAAGGATGAACGTTCTCCTTCGAAAACTAAAGATTATGGTAAAGATAGAGAACGCAGTGAGCGTGAACGTGATCGGGAAGATAGGGACAAAAGTCGCAAGAAAAG GGATCGTTCCAGAGATAGGGATCGTGAAAAAGACAAGGATAGGGAACGTACACGTGATCGCGACCGTGATCGTGACAGAGATCGTGAACGTGATCGTAAACGTGAAAGCCGAGAACGTAATGAGCGTAGTAGTCGAGACCGTGATGTAGACCGAGATAGGCGAAGACGCGACAGAGATAGAGAACGTGAGTCACGTTCTCATCGTAGCAGATCTCGCACCTATGACGATTACGATTCCAGACGAGGCAGTCGGCGACGTTCCCGTAGCCGCGATAGAGATCGTGATCGTCGTAGGGATTATCGCGATAGAGATCGAGAACGTGAACGTTCTCGTAGTAGAAGCCATGAACGTTCTCGAAGACATACTAGTCGCGATCGTACACGCAGTCGCGAGCGAGAGCGTTTGCGTCGCAGTCCTTCACGTGATAGATTCCCGAATATACATTTGGAACCTATAAAGGAAGAAGTACCGCAAACACGCTTTGACTTGACTCAAACTATACAAGAACTTATGAGTAGCACTTCCAACAATAAGCATTTTGCTGCTCTCTTTAATTGCAACAATAGCAATGATTCTACTTCAAATGGTCCTACAGAAATGTCTC AAGAAGAAGCTGCTGAACGTAGACGCCGTCGTAAATCTCGTTGGGGCGGTACAGAAAATGATAAAACTTTTATACCCGGCATGCCGACTATATTACCATCTACTTTGGATCCTACACAGCAGGAAGCCTATTTAG TTCAACTACAAATTGAGGAAATAAGCCGTAAGCTGCGTACTGGCGAATTGGGTATACCACAGAATCCGGAAGAAAG gtCTCCCTCGCCGGAACCAATTTATAGTTCGGATGGCAAACGGTTGAATACACGTGAATTTCGTTATCGCAAGAAATTGGAAGAACAAAGACATCAATTGATACAGAAAATGCAGGCAGTTAATCCGGATTTTAAACCGCCAGCAGATTACAA GCCACCAGTAACACGTGTTATTGACAAAGTTTTAATACCCCAAGAACAACATCCTGATATTAATTTTGTGGGACTTTTAATTGGCCCCCGTGGCAATACTTTAAAAGCCATGGAAAAAGAAACTGGCGCTAAAATTATTATCAGAGGTAAAGGTTCTGTCAAGGAGGGCAAGGTGGGACGCAAAGATGGTCAACCATTGGCTGGAGAAGATGAGCCTCTACACGCTTTTATTACAGCACCCAATCCAGAGGCAGTGAAAAAGGCTGTTGATAAAATTAAAGATGTCATCAGACAGGGTATTGAAGTACCCGAAGGTCACAATGATTTGCGACGCATGCAATTGCGTGAATTGGCCCAGTTAAATGGTACTCTACGTGAGACAGATTGTCCTCGTTGCACAAATTGTGGTTCGGCCGAACATAAATCATGGCTTTGTCCAGACAAACCAAATGTTACCAATAGCATTGTGTGTACTTCATGTGGTGGAGCGGGTCATATTTCGAAGGATTGTCGTAGCAAACGTCCTGGTGCTGGTGTTGTAGGTGCTGAAGCAGCTACTGAAAACTCTCAAGCTAAAATTGATGAAGAATATCTCAGTTTAATGGCTGAATTGGGTGAAGGACCACCGCCCTCTGCCGCACAAAAGCCTACTCCTGATCCGTTAGCACAAGCTCATATTAATCGTGGTTATagtattttcgataaaaaaccCAGTACTATGCAGGCTATACAAGCACCACCACCAGGACCACCAAGTGGTATGCCACCATCAGGCATGAATGTTATAGCTCCGCCTCCACCAATACCTCCAGCTTGGGGACCATCTTCGAATGCACCACCCATGGGAATGCCACCATTGATACCGCCTCCACCAAGTTCCCAACCACCACCACCATCTGGACCACCAGTAATGCCATGGATGAGTGCTGCACAACCCCCTCCACCAGGCGGCGATCCGCCACCACCACCCGGTACTGGCCCATTACAACCACCAGGTACTGGAGCCATGCCCCCATTACTACCGCCACCACCAGGTACTGCACTTCCAGGTGGTTTGCCACCATGGCCCGGTGCGCCTGGTTTAATGCCTCCAGGATTTCCTGCTTGGGGTGCAGTACCTGGTGCATACGCACCTCCGCCACCTCCACCCCCTTGCGCTCCACCACCACCCGGTCTAAGTGGCTTAGCTCAACCGCCACCACCACCTCCACCATCATAA
- the LOC111675040 gene encoding nucleolar protein 14 homolog, which yields MVKKNKKSAADAVYAKKAVKKENPFATANPATSKRLNPFEVHMNKEKFQILGRTCKHDRGLPGVSRAKAVKRRQETLGQEFMDKHKTNKFKDRRIGKHLNDDELDEQIMNARFAADKLERLKENKKSRFNLNDDEVLTHRGQTLEEIEQFRDERSDDEAEEDEGLDAEFTEAAHFGGDAAAAKDRKSAIEEMIVEQKRRKVEIAKEKDELFDLTEKLDANYKDLMGLVGKMSKNELKAKPDLDDYDRLAKELVFEPRGVVTDKLLSEEDMAKKEKERLEKLERERMKRMRAEGEEDEEEQKPKHRSADDLDDGYFAYGDGEEEGTLAYNMDGTLGGKQEDNEENDVAEEEHEAVEEEEDNDDENDEGEEEEEEDEDESENEDDEEDHLSDLKVSDSEEEIDEEITTKATKEKVTDNQKKQETKVNIERTDLPFTIEMPKTYSEFTKLLNEYKLQDQSIIVERLIKCNHPKLEGVNREKIIKLFAFLLQLLNEKFSEASQEDIREHFKFLSSIMPHLYDLIHLNPERMCNTLLDVIKEKYAEFKKNSKQFPSLEVLIYLKLVSNLCSTSDFRHPIVTPCYIFIQHILSKARVRSRQDIAMGLFLVTLSLEYGQISKRFLPAAFNYLLGVVFLSIPKRPIEIIKILPPFQSQGLLSKLLAIPEDSKEFVDIKEEPLKAEDLVTQTFSNDFKVRSLNQCLKLIEDAVSLVNENIGCNFLATNLLDMLEKLPLTAYPTYVKDNYEKTKSALESLAKKTLTKLVPPEKKPKALRLLEPRIETVYDDKRRPKLSAAKEEKVKLMAKIKRETKGAIREIRRDTEFLQKMRISQQLQSDKERREKVKRIYAEASLQQGELNAMDRAKKKKKF from the exons atggtcaaaaagaataaaaaatcgGCTGCTGATGCAGTTTATGCCAAAAAGGCTGTTAAAAAAGAGAATCCATTCGCCACCGCTAATCCGGCCACCTCGAAACGTTTGAATCCTTTCGAGGTTCACATGAACAAggagaaatttcaaattttgggTAGAACCTGTAAACACGATCGTGGATTGCCTGGTGTGTCCCGGGCAAAGGCGGTTAAGAGGCGTCAGGAAACACTGGGACAAGAATTTATGGATAAACATAAGACGAACAAATTTAAAGATCGTCGTATAGGCAAGCATTTGAATGACGATGAATTGGATGAGCAAATAATGAATGCCCGTTTCGCGGCCGATAAATTGGAGAGattgaaagaaaacaaaaaatcacgTTTTAATTTAAACGATGATGAAGTATTGACACATCGAGGCCAAACATTAGAAGAAATCGAACAGTTCCGCGATGAAAGATCTGATGATGAGGCAGAAGAAGATGAAGGGCTGGatg CGGAATTTACCGAAGCGGCGCATTTTGGTGGTGATGCTGCAGCGGCCAAAGACCGTAAAAGTGCCATAGAAGAAATGATTGTTGAACAAAAACGTCGCAAGGTAGAAATTGCCAAAGAAAAAGATGAACTTTTTGATTTAACCGAAAAATTAGATGCCAACTATAAGGATCTTATGGGTTTGGTAGGCAAAATGTCCAAAAATGAGTTGAAAGCAAAACCTGATCTTGATGATTATGATCGTTTGGCTAAAGAATTGGTATTTGAACCTCGGGGTGTTGTTACCGATAAACTATTATCGGAGGAAGATatggcaaaaaaagaaaaagaacgtTTGGAGAAACTGGAGCGAGAACGTATGAAACGTATGCGAGCAGAGGGAGAAGAGGATGAGGAAGAACAAAAACCTAAACATAGATCGGCGGATGATTTAGATGATGGTTATTTTGCGTATGGTGATGGAGAGGAGGAAGGTACTTTGGCATATAATATGGATG GTACATTGGGTGGCAAGCAAGAAGATAATGAAGAAAACGATGTCGCGGAGGAGGAGCATGAAGCTGTTGAAGAAGAGGAAGATAACGATGATGAAAATGACGAAGGCGAAGAGGAGGAGGAAGAGGATGAAGATGAATCGGAAAATGAAGATGATGAAGAGGATCATTTAAGTGATCTAAAAGTATCCGATTCAGAGGAAGAAATCGACGAAGAGATAACGACAAAggcaacaaaagaaaaagttacCGACAACCAAAAGAAACAGGAAACGAAAGTAAATATTGAAAGAACTGATCTGCCATTTACTATAGAAATGCCGAAAACATACTCTGAGTTCACTaaacttttaaatgaatataaacTTCAAGATCAATCGATTATTGTAGAGCGTCTGATTAAGTGCAATCATCCAAAATTGGAAGGTGTCAAtcgtgaaaaaataattaaattatttgcttttcttttacaacttttaaatgaaaaattctcTGAAGCCAGCCAGGAAGATATAAgagaacattttaaatttctttcatcaATAATGCCTCATCTTTATGATTTGATACATTTAAATCCAGAGAGAATGTGTAATACTTTATTGGATGTTATAAAGGAGAAATATGCTGAATTTAAAAAGAACTCAAAACAATTTCCATCTTTagaagttttaatttatttaaaattagtttcaaATCTCTGTTCTACATCGGATTTCAGACATCCCATTGTGACGCCTTGTTACATATTTATACAGCATATTTTATCTAAAGCTCGTGTACGTAGTCGTCAGGATATAGCTATGGGTCTATTTTTAGTAACTTTAAGTTTAGAATATGGtcaaatttcaaaaagattTTTACCAGCTGCCTTTAATTATCTCTTGGGTGTTGTATTCCTTAGTATACCCAAAAGACcaatagaaattattaaaatactaCCACCCTTCCAAAGTCAAGGTCTTCTAAGTAAACTGCTAGCCATACCAGAAGATTCAAAAGAATTTGTGGATATTAAGGAGGAACCCTTAAAGGCTGAAGATTTAGTTACACAAACATTTTCGAATGATTTTAAGGTGAGGTCATTAAATCAATGTTTGAAACTAATCGAAGATGCTGTGAGTTTGGTTAATGAAAATATTGGCTGTAACTTTTTGGCAACAAACCTATTGGATATGTTGGAAAAGTTGCCATTAACAGCATATCCCACATATGTAAAagataattatgaaaaaacaaaaagtgcTTTGGAATCGCTAGCCAAAAAAACTCTTACAAAATTGGTACCTCCCGAAAAGAAGCCCAAAGCATTGCGTCTATTAGAGCCTCGTATAGAAACAGTGTATGATGATAAACGACGTCCTAAATTGTCTGCCGCCaaagaagaaaaagttaaacttATGGCGAAAATTAAGCGTGAAACTAAGGGTGCTATACGTGAAATACGTCGTGATACAGAGTTCCTGCAGAAAATGCGTATATCGCAACAATTACAAAG TGACAAGGAACGCCGCGAAAAGGTTAAGCGTATTTATGCTGAAGCCTCCCTACAGCAAGGTGAACTTAATGCTATGGACAGAgccaagaaaaagaagaaattctaa
- the LOC111675041 gene encoding pyrroline-5-carboxylate reductase 1, mitochondrial encodes MNKIGKIGFLGGGKIAQAMANGFISAGLTKPESIMASVHPSDSISLQSFQKLGVETLTKNDPVIEKSNIIFISVKPQVVPQVLAEVKSKSNEKLFISVAMGVTIKTLEQNLSPTSRVIRVMPNTPALVQSGCSVFVRGSKATDEDAKNTQKLLEAIGTCEEVDEYLLDPITALSGSGPAYVFVMIEALADGAVRMGIPRDMAYRLASQTVMGSGHLVRDSKEHPGLLKDNVTSPAGSTAAALKHLEEAGFRAAVAGAVEAATLRCREMSKE; translated from the exons atgaataaaattggTAAAATTGGTTTCTTGGGTGGTGGCAAAATAGCTCAGGCTATGGCAAATGGTTTTATATCGGCCG gtTTAACTAAACCAGAATCAATTATGGCTAGTGTTCATCCCTCTGATTCTATATCACTGCAATCATTTCAG aaACTTGGCGTTGagactttaacaaaaaatgacCCGGTCAttgaaaaatcaaatattattttcatttctgttAAACCTCAAGTTGTACCACAAGTTTTAGCCGAAGTTAAATCAAAAAGTAATGAAAAGCTATTTATCTCTGTAGCCATGGGTGTTACCATCAAAACATTGGAACag AACCTCTCTCCCACCTCACGTGTGATACGTGTAATGCCCAATACACCAGCTCTAGTACAATCGGGTTGTTCAGTATTTGTACGTGGTTCAAAGGCCACCGATGAAGATGCAAAAAATACTCAAAAACTATTGGAAGCCATTGGTACATGTGAAGAAGTCGATGAATATCTATTGGATCCCATAACAGCTCTAAGTGGTAGTGGACCGGCCTACGTATTTGTAATGATTGAAGCGTTAGCTGATGGTGCAGTACGTATGGGTATACCACGTGATATGGCCTATCGTTTAGCCTCTCAAACTGTTATGGGTTCAGGACATTTGGTGAGAGACTCCAAAGAACATCCTGGTTTGCTGAAAGATAACGTAACAAGTCCGGCGGGTTCAACAGCAGCTGCTTTAAAACATTTAGAAGAAGCTGGCTTCAGGGCAGCAGTTGCTGGTGCAGTGGAGGCAGCTACACTAAGATGCCGTGAAATGTCCAAAGAATAA